Part of the Opisthocomus hoazin isolate bOpiHoa1 chromosome 5, bOpiHoa1.hap1, whole genome shotgun sequence genome, acaaaaccagaaagcaatgaaaataaatgttgcaTTAGTTACGTAGACAATATGACACAATTGAAAAAACTGCGATGAAAGCATAAACCGAAGTAGCATAAAAGAACATACATGTTTGTATCTGGATTTCCAGATCCAAAATGGACTTGATAAAGTTAGTAAAATTTGGAAAACCAAAtcgttggggaaaaaaaaaatctgtcagcagCTTAACCTCAACCATCTGCGATCAGAAGATTTTGTGCAGTCTTTTAATGGGTGTAGCATGCTGTACTGTAGGATCAAGACTGCAGTATATCACGAGAGAAAGGAACCAAAGCTTTTGCACGTATTTACACAACTGGTTGTATACTGAGGTGTAGAAGTGCCCAGTACTGGCCTGTTCTTTAAAGGACATTGTTTTCTACTGATATTTAATCAAAGGAGTTTTCCATTAATTGAGATGAATTTAACATAATTATCATAATACACTAATACTGCTCTTACCCTGAGGCTGTGTCGAGAACAGGCTATGTGcataattaaaaatacatcttcAGTATGCACATATGTACTCCCAATTATGTATGGAGGCACATGAATTCCAAAGGGCTGTGAACAAAAACAAGATCAGGACAACTGATGGCAATCTGCCCACAGGACCAGAACATGGATCTTGATATATACTGTTCATTTTTATCCATCGTTGGATTGTAGAGCAATatcatttgctttgaaaaaaattctGCACTGTTGCGGTGGAATATTTCAGCTTTTGTTATTGTGTGTCGACTAGCCATATTTACTAGTCCTTTATATATTTGTCAGTCTTTAATAATTTATAGACTTTCAAAATAGCCAACATAATCATAATCAGACCTGGCAATCAACAAGCTGAGTACCAGAACAGTACTTttatctgtctttctctgttctGGCATTTATGAAGTAGCAAAAGTCATGTTTTGGGCATCCTTATTTTCCCCCACATTCAAATATACACAAAATAATGAGCCTGAAAGCATTAAGCACCAGCTGCGCCAAAGAAGTGTTTGTTGTGAAATGGAGCCTTGGTACGTGCTAACTTTCTCCTGGGAGCAGGCAGCTCTGTCTCAATCATGCGCTACTGGCTTGTGGTGAATTGCGGTGTTTTCAAACAATTTTGAAGTAGAATACCCTGAAGGAAAGATGATGATGCATTTGAGAAATTGGACTGTGTATCCTGCATATACTTTTTGAATTTTTCATAGGAGTATTTTGTAAATGTCTTGTTTAATTCCCTTGAGAGCTTGTTTGGAGAATGGAGAAGGCGAGACAGTGGAGTAAGACCTACTGAATCTTCAGAAACAAATCTCCAACCGCTGCCACCAAAACTTAAATTCATGGAGCAGCTTGTTTCCCGGCAGCCAGGAATGCCGTGAAGTGGCCTCGGCCTCTGTCCCACTTCCTAGAAGTGAGCTGAGATGGCGAGAGCCCGGTCGCGCTGGCAGACCAGGAAGCGCCGTCTGTTGCAATGACAGCTCTGGGTACCGGTAACCCGAGCACGCACACGGACTGCCCTGCGGGCTTGGTGCTGCCTCTATAAAACAGCGTGCTCCGGCCAGGCCACTGGCACGCCTTCTTTCGGCCGGTGCGTCGGGTGGGAGAGATGCGGGCTTGCCGGCAGCATGAGAGGAGGTAGGGCGCTGCCTCTCTACAAAATGAAAGCAGGGGAGTTGCCAGTAGCAGTTGTCAGTGCCCGTAAAATGTTCTCTCTAAGCTCGTCTAGCACTTTCTTCgtctcttcctttgtttttgcACTTTGTGGAGTAAGCCAAAGCTTTGAGCGTACTAGAAATACGGGTGAGGGGTGGTGGGGGTTAGGGTACTGAAACTGTAGACTGTTGCAGGAACGTATATGCTTTTTGTGGCTGCCATTCATTTCTGTTGAAATAACCTTTAGCTGTGACTTCTCTCTTCATATATGGAGACAGAAATATATTATTTGAGTAACATACTTAAGACATTTTGAAATTATGCAGCGATATGTTTTTGATTACTTTTGCTGAGCAGAACAAGTTCAGTTTTGCCTTCAGTTCTGCAGCTAGTGATTTTCATAGCATCTTGTGTGTcgccctgtgtgagcagtgaatCTTGCACACAGCTAGTGAGGAAGAGGCAAATGCTTTCAAAATAGGAAAATTTGACTGAATGCTGGCAGGAGCTCAAAAGCAGTGACATACTCTGAAGAGGTACTCTCAGTTCAGTTTTACAACCGAGTAAATGTCAGGGCAGCTGTATAACCTTCAAATGAATTTTTTTGATTGGGGCAATCTCTGGTGGTGTGGCTTTCCTTGGCTTGTGCTTCTTGCTTGTTGAAAGTGATTTGTAAGAAAAATCTTAATATTTCCTTGTATTTTTGCTGCAAATCCTTCATGCTTTTGAAAACTCTTAAGGTTTGTGCTGCTCGAGATTCACACATGAAGTCTTTGCTTCCTCATTGTCATCAGTGGCTCTGTGTTACTGTTCATTACAGGATTGCTTGAATAGTCAAATTGGTTAGTGAAGggctttttttctcttgactgcCTCTAGAGAACGTGGGTACATTTTCAAGGGAATCTGAACTGATGGGTTAAGAGGGATTCGGGATTCTATCAGTCTTGGTGAAAGTCAGAGGCAGGAAAGTAGCAGGTTAGTAGCAATTATACTAAACTTAAATTGATTTTATTAGTTTTTTAGGCAATTGGAGCAAAAAAATAGTTGGTGTCAGTGGAGAATGGCAGAGGTGATAGGACTGTTAGCCCCTGTGGAGTAGCAAGAAGGTTATTTACTTGAATGACTGCTGCACACACAGCCAGCTGGGGGGGAACAGCAAGGTTCAGCATCCTCGATGTGGGGTACTTCCCATGGCTGTCCAAAGACATGTCCGGGTGTCTTAGTCTTGATGAAGAACGGTCTGTTCTCTGTGGGTTAtaaatattacattttatttttgctcttcCAGAAACATCATTTGATTCACTGAAGAATTGAAACTCACAGCACCACAGAGCCGTGTGGGAGAAAAGGGGATTTTAGACTCGTGACACAATTAAGTCTTGAGAAGTAAAGAAATGTGGATGGTTTCTCACCAAATGGAAGTTATCTAGAAAGCCTCTGAGACCACTGCATCTCTCCATCCCACTCCTGCTGCGTGGAGACAGTGCTGTTGGCCCTGAACGTCAACAAAATGCTAGATTCAATCAAGTGTGTCCTGGTGGGAGACTCCGCAGTGGGGAAAACATCTCTCTTGGTACGTTTCACCTCCGAGACTTTTCCAGATGACTACAGACCCACCGTATATGAAAATACCGGAGTGGACGTCTTCATGGATGGTGTACAGATTAGCCTCGGTCTTTGGGACACATCTGGCAGCGATGCCTTCAAAGGCATTCGACCCCTCTCATACCAACAGGCAGATGTGGTATTAATGTGCTACTCAGTGGCAAACCACAATTCCTTTCTGAACCTGAGGAACAAATGGATTGGCGAGATCCGCACCCATTTGCCCCGCATCCCTGTTTTGGTGGTGGCTACTCAGACGGACCAGCGTGACATGGGGCCCTACTGTTCCTCCTGCATCAGCCCAATAGATGGGAAGCGTCTCGCCCAGGACGTGCGAGCCAAAGGCTATCTGGAGTGCTCTGCCCTCAGCAACCGCGGGGTGCAGCAGGTGTTTGAGTACGCCGTGCGGACAGCAGTCAACCAAGCCAAAAGGCAGAACAGGCGGAAGCTCTTCTCCATTAACGAGTGCAAGATCTTTTGAGGACAGCCAGCAGTGGTTTTGCCTGCGTTCGTTCTTTCTGTCTTCGCACAAGGACACTGCGGCAGAGAGAATGGGAGGTCAATCGAAGGAGGACTCCTGGCAGGACCTCAGTGCAGGTGCCCCTCACGAGACAGATGTGCACTCCATCCGATCAGCTCCCCCCAGCTCACATGGGCACTATCTTGAGAAATGAAAGGTGCGGGTACACGCCCATATTCACAAGCCTATGTTTGGACTCCACTGGCCTGGACTggaaagggcctagcctggagaTCTGCAGATAATAGCTGTGCTGATTTTGTTGTTGTATCTGTTGATGTTCCTCAGTTGTTGGTTTGTCTGCATTTATTTAATGACAAACTTCTGCCTGGATCAAACCCCACCTCTTGACATGTCTGtccatgtggattttttttactttaagaaCTTAGTGTATAAAATCTGACCACAGTGTATTCTATTTAAAAGACTCTTGCATACATTGTTGTAAAATCCCGAcagtttgttttcatattttggaGGTTCTTCCTTTAGCTACTCACAGAAGTATATTGTCCTATCCATATAATAAATGGCCTGCAGGCATGCCTAGCACTTCTTAGACTGTGTAACAGTAATCAAATCCAGCACGTCCAGCATAGGAGTGATCAAAACGTAGTGACATCTGACAGCTGTTCTGTGGCTTTGTGAGATTTATTTTGTTATCTTAATCTTGTTCCTCAGCAATGTGCTCAAAGGTGGGACAAACCAGGAGGAAACTGACCTGATTCTTCCTAGACCTCACCTGGTTACAGCCCCAGAAGTGATGGCTTGCAGTCAGGGCTGGTTTAGATATGTTTGGGGTGGCAGAGATGAATCTGTGCTATCATCACCTCTGTTGTCCCTGCCGTAATTCTGGAGGCAAAAGATTTCAGTTGCCAGGGACGAAAGGTATTTTTTCATGAGCACTAAAATTCTTGAATATTTTAAGTACACTTCGAAACAGTGATTTTAGTGAAACCAGTCACCTACGAcagtaaaaaattaagtacatggCAATGCTGAATGTGCGTATTGAGAATGGCTAGATAAGATTTACTGAAACCGGCTTTGCATCCTGGGGAGCCTGGTAAGTCTAGGGGTCAAATCCTAATGTACCACCTTGGGCCAAGTTTCCCTCCTGTCCAGAAAGCCAGTCTAAGAAGGTGGAAACTCCAGGTGTGTAAGAGAACTCTGCTAGAAGATGGAGTGGAGTCAACATGCAACGCTGTACATTCCTCATGAGTTATGGTGTTCACCTCCTCCTCAGATTATCTGTCCCCTCTGCCCCGCACCATCTCTCAGCTCTTGCAGATCTGTCTCATCCCAAGGTTTCTGCTGCTCATAGAGGAAATCCCCTGGGGGACTTCATGCAccaagatttttttctccctttccttgtcCTCCACCTAGCTCAGAACTGAGCTTTGAGGGGCTTACAGCATGGCGCCATAAAACATGGCACACGGCACAGTAGGATGATTCTCTCTCTACGTGGATCCCGAGAGAGTGACTCGTGTCTGTTTTGACTGAGCCTCGATTCACGTGTTTCAACAGGAATGGATGCAGTGGCTTGTCTGATTCAAATTCAGTGTGGGACTTGAAGGCTTAGCCTACAAAGCAAATAAGCTGTAGCTCAGATCTTATCTCTCTACAGTTTGTCCCTGAAAAAATGGTTGAGTGCTCTCCTCCATATTCTGTTCTACCTCTGAGCTTCTCTATAAAGAGAAAGTCCAAATTCAGTGATTCCCCTCCTATGAATCCCAGAGATGATCTCGCCTGTGATCTAGGTCAGCAAGTATTTGCATTGCGGGCACCTTGAGTAGCAGTGGTGCACAGGACACTCGGTGCTGTGATCGTCCCGCCATCTCCCAGGCGGGTGAATATTTACCACTCATCAGCCTGATTGTAAGGGAGGCTTTTTGTCATAAAACCATGCTGGTCTCATGTGAGGTTTTCATAGCAGCTTTAAATCTTTACAAGCTTCTGCACTCGAGCACACAAGATGAGGGCTCCCATCACGCCCATCTTTCCTGTCCTCTTCTCTTTCCtacttctctttctcttcagGTGTTGAATGCAAATCCTTTGCCCCCTGAAGAAACACTAAAACTGACATGTTTGTAAAAGAACATGAACAGCACGATACTTACGCAGAGTGACACAAATGGCTAGGTATTTGCGGTCCTCGCTTCAAAACTTTTTGGCTTTTGAAGAAATATGTTTCTACATCTCAACTCTTGCAATGCCTCTTCACTGAAAGTTCTGGTTTTTGTAACCCTTATTTAAAAGTAGCCATTGTTACTATTTGAACATTAAAGAATACATGCAAAATGTCATGTTGTGAATCTTCAAATCTGTTACAATTGTTTTTGTCATGGTCCCTGCTCCACTAATGGATTGAATACCTGGTTTCAACATTTTTTGAAACATCTTTTTGCCAGCATCTTCTATTAAgtagtctttttttctctgtgggttAAGCTTTGTTTATAATAGTTCATGCTGCTGTTTTCATGTGTTGAAGTGCAGTAACTGCTAGGCCAGGAAGCTGTGTTGTGGTATCTGCAGCAGGGTGCTGGATTCAGGGACCACAAGGCTCCAGAGAGTTGTTGTATCAGACAAAGCCAGATGAAGATGTGTTCCAGAATCACACTGTAACTCAGAATCCTTTCTCATCTGTATTTGCTTCACAAGGCTTGTTGGGGTGCATTACAAAAGGAAGAATTCAAGGTTTGCTTGCAATTCAGTGAAGCAAAGTGGATAGGCTTCCCTGAGACACCTGAGCTGACGATGCAGGGTGCACAGGGAATACAGAAGTGGCTTGACATACTCTTGATGGTGCATGCTAGAGCCAGCACGAAGCGTGAGGCCATCAAAAGctggctgatttttaaaaatcagattggAGAGAGGAGAAAGTAACAGGGGGATTTTGGTTCggtactacaggaaaaaaaaaaggttccaaTTTTCACAGCCTGGTTATTTTCAGGCTCTCAAAGCTAAAAGGCACTTTTCACTGGGAACAAACTGTGAAGCACATTACTGTAGCGTCTAATTATGCCGCTTTCCCTGAGCTACAGAACCGATGCGCTCAAAAAGTGCAGCAACTCAAATGCAGAGCATGAAACCTGGACATAGCAGAACTCAGCAGAAGATCTGGGCAAATGGCTTACTGCGGTGAGCCCTGCTGCACGCAGCGCGGATGGCGAGGAACTGCTGAGGTTTCCCGTGAAACCCTACCAGGGTGGTTTTGCTAGCATTACTTGGGCAACAGGGTCGCTGGGTATGGCTCGGTGGTAAAAATCGGGCTCTAATATTCAAAATACATTCAAACGACAACTGGGCACACACATGTTAAGTTTCAGCTTCTTTGGGCTGAAAAACAGCAGGCTGGGGGAGACCAAAACAATGTGCAGCCTCGCCTCAGTCAGGGCGAGGTGTCCAGCTAAGGGAGGAGACCTTGCCCAAATGTTCCCTTTCTACCTTCTCAGATGGATCCTCTTCAGTTTGTTACTCCGGTGCTAATTTTACTTTTGCTTGCTATTAAAATaggttaaaagttaaaaaaaaaaaaaaaaaagaaaatagaaaatacttgCAACTTAAAATTAGAACAGCAATAGCACTGTTATTTTTGTCAGTGTCTGGCTTCTCATTTTgacagaaaaagtaattttggaTCTCTAATTGTTTTACTGAATTCTACAAGTCTGATATAAAGTTGAATAGATACACAATTGTAATTCAAACTGGAAActtttagtaggaaaaaaaaagaagtattgtcCCTTAGTAATTTGCAAAATGTAGAGACTACAGTTACactattttaaatacagatttcctAGCCTTTTTGTACTTACTTGGTCTGTAGCATtcaatataaatattttctaagaataaataataaaaatatgcttCAGATCtttgacagttggactcgatgatcttagaggtcttttccaacctatgattctatgattctatgatcttccccCCCAGTTTTTCATATGGGAAGTTATTCAAACTTGTTAGATATAATTGATACTGTTTTGCCTGATATTTGCAATTAATAGTTTGCAAATATTTGTGAAACTTTTTGGGGCACTGTGTGATTGCTAAGGTGTCTGAACACATGCGAGCTAATGCTTGCATTgataaagaaaatgcatttaaagcagtctttttatacaaaatatttgtgaaatttTTTTGGGCACTGTGGAATTGCTAAGGTGTCTAAACACATACTAGCTAATGCTTGTAttgtaaaagaaaacatatttaaagcAGTCTTTTTATACATGGTACCACAATGAAATAAGTCACCACAGGGAtcagacatgaagaaaaaagaactgtTGGCACTGTGACATCTCAGTCTTTCCTGTATTACTATTCGAGTGAATAGAGccattaaaatactttaaaataaatgggGCAATTAATGTATTTTAGCACTTTATCCTAATGCCTCTGCTACACAGGGCTCAGGTTAGTATACAAAGAATACAGAGCTTCATTTCAGAACATGATAATGCCTTGTCTGCTCTTGCCTTTGTGAGCAAGTTAACGACCTTGACTTAATTAAAAGTCAGTTCAGCCCCTGAAAAAGGACAGATACGAGCACAATCAGGCTAGCCAAACTCCCTTGTTAGAAACGACAGTAATGAGCTGTTGTCtctggaagaacttcttcgctctgagggtggtggagcgctggggcgggctgcccgggggggttgtggagtctccttctctggagatattcaagacccgcctggacaagatcctgtgcagcctgctgtaggtgaccctgcttcggcagggggattggactagatgacccacagaggtcccttccaaccccaaacattctgtgattctgtgattctgtgatgtgaggAAACATATTTTACGTCTCCGCGATTCCGTTCACAGCTGTAACCCTTGCCCAGCAATCGCTGTGTCCCTGTCCCAGCAGGCAGCCGTGCCGACGCAGCCGCGGGGCAGAAGCCGTGCTCCTCCGGGCTCGCCCTCACCAGGCgttgcaggcagacagagctggctctgccccagccaggcttCAGTCCCTCGCGGGTGCCCTTGCAGTAACAGCGTGATTTTGTGCGCGGTCTCTAAAATCGGTGTTTCTCTGGGTCGTTACCCAGGCCTGGTTTCTGCCGGCGCTGTCGCGCTGCTGGTGCGGGCCGGGGGTTGCGTCTCAGCTTGGCTGGGCTCCAGCCGCTGCGTTTCAGGCCAGGGGGGGTTCTCAAAGCACCGAGCCAAAAACCTGTGGCACATTCCTCCCTGGGACAGGGAGCAGCTGCCCGAGCCCCGAGCTGGTTGCCAGCGAAGGACAGAATAGCTGTCACTGCCGTCCTGGTAACGAAGAAGTGGCCGGGCGCCATGCCTGCCGCGGGTCTGCCACAGCCGCCCCACGCAGGGCTGCCCGGGGGATTTCTGCCGCCGCTCCTCTCACCTCGGGCAGCCGTCGGTGTGATTCATGCAGGGGCGGCGCAGAAGGGCACAGGCCCGTGTACGGCGGTGGCTGTTTCTGTCGctgggaaagaggaaggaaacgCCGACCGATGCCTCCGCGCGGCGTGAGGGctcgcccgcgcccgccgcgttTCCAAGAAGCCTCCGGCCAGCGCCGGCTCCCACGAGTGCCCCAGCAGCGCAGGACACGAGCCCACCCGGCCCCTCGCGCTGAGACCCCCGCAGCCGTCTCCCCAGAAGGCTCCGTGGCAGTTCAGGTCCCACAGCAAGGTGAGGTTTTCAGAGGAGCAGGCCTTGCTTTGGCAATCACGATCCCTCGCAAATGCCGACTGCCCCAGACGTGGCTGAGCGCGGCCGCCAGCCGCAGGCAGGGCCACAGCAGCCGAAGGCGGGCGGCCAGCCCCAGCGAGGGGAGAGACCGAGATGAGACGGCAGCTTGGTAGATGAATTAATTACGTAGAAGCAACTGGAGAGAGACTTATGTGTCTTGTATGCCAGATCACTGGTAACACACAAGCAACTGCTAAGTTTTC contains:
- the RHOH gene encoding rho-related GTP-binding protein RhoH; this encodes MLDSIKCVLVGDSAVGKTSLLVRFTSETFPDDYRPTVYENTGVDVFMDGVQISLGLWDTSGSDAFKGIRPLSYQQADVVLMCYSVANHNSFLNLRNKWIGEIRTHLPRIPVLVVATQTDQRDMGPYCSSCISPIDGKRLAQDVRAKGYLECSALSNRGVQQVFEYAVRTAVNQAKRQNRRKLFSINECKIF